A window of the Polaribacter batillariae genome harbors these coding sequences:
- a CDS encoding division/cell wall cluster transcriptional repressor MraZ, translating to MINLIGTYECKADAKGRVMFSSALKKQLQPVLNEGFVIKRAVFQPCLELYSMKEWNLMMEKINKLNRFVKKNNDFIRRFTAGVKMVEFDATGRILIPKDLCEFASIKKQVVLSSAVNIIEIWDKDKYEKAIDDATVDFADLAEEVMGNTDFDELS from the coding sequence GTGATTAATTTAATTGGTACATACGAATGTAAAGCAGATGCAAAAGGTAGAGTGATGTTTTCATCGGCTCTAAAAAAGCAATTGCAACCAGTTTTAAATGAGGGTTTTGTAATTAAAAGAGCTGTTTTTCAACCTTGTTTAGAGTTGTATTCGATGAAAGAATGGAACTTGATGATGGAGAAAATAAACAAGTTAAACCGTTTTGTAAAAAAGAACAACGATTTTATTCGAAGGTTTACAGCGGGTGTAAAAATGGTAGAATTCGATGCGACAGGAAGAATTTTAATTCCAAAAGATTTGTGTGAATTTGCGTCCATTAAAAAGCAAGTGGTTTTGTCTTCGGCAGTAAATATTATTGAAATTTGGGACAAAGATAAGTACGAAAAAGCGATTGACGATGCAACAGTAGATTTTGCAGATTTAGCAGAAGAAGTAATGGGAAATACAGATTTCGATGAATTATCATAA
- a CDS encoding IS982 family transposase: MIIYSKITEIFCLVDEFCKEYDQIVSKHLLGNPSKRPSVMSNSEVITITILFQLSGFRTFKHFYVYYLQKHMQDDFPATVSYNRFTELMQQNLMPMTLFLKTCCLGNSTGISFVDSTPVRVCSPKRIKNNKVFKGIATTGKSTIGWFHGFKLHIVINDKGEILNFCITQANVDDRTPLKKKSFLDKIYGKLYADKGYVGKDLMQLLFADGLHLITHIKNNMKNSLMTMSDKILLRKRSVIETVNDELKNICQIEHSRHRSFTNFLSNIIAGLIAYSFLPKKPAIKYQTVKSNQLTIY; the protein is encoded by the coding sequence ATGATAATCTACTCTAAAATTACTGAAATTTTCTGTCTTGTTGATGAATTTTGTAAAGAATATGACCAAATAGTCAGTAAACACCTTTTAGGCAATCCATCAAAACGTCCCAGTGTTATGTCAAATAGCGAGGTAATTACCATTACCATTTTGTTTCAGCTTAGTGGTTTTAGGACCTTTAAACACTTTTACGTGTATTACTTGCAAAAGCATATGCAAGATGATTTCCCAGCTACAGTTTCATACAATAGATTTACAGAACTCATGCAGCAAAACCTCATGCCAATGACTTTATTTTTAAAGACATGTTGTTTAGGTAATTCTACGGGTATTTCTTTTGTAGATTCTACACCTGTTAGAGTTTGCAGCCCCAAACGAATTAAGAATAATAAAGTATTTAAAGGCATTGCAACCACTGGAAAATCCACTATAGGATGGTTCCATGGCTTTAAATTGCATATCGTTATAAATGATAAAGGTGAAATCCTAAACTTCTGCATAACCCAAGCTAATGTTGATGATAGAACGCCATTAAAAAAGAAGTCTTTTTTAGATAAAATTTATGGTAAGTTATATGCGGACAAAGGTTATGTTGGAAAAGATTTAATGCAGTTACTTTTTGCTGATGGATTGCATTTAATTACTCATATTAAAAACAATATGAAGAATTCTTTAATGACAATGAGTGATAAAATTTTACTGCGTAAACGCTCTGTTATTGAAACCGTAAATGACGAACTCAAAAATATTTGTCAAATTGAACATTCTAGACATAGAAGTTTTACTAATTTCTTGTCAAACATAATCGCAGGTCTTATTGCATATAGCTTTTTACCAAAAAAACCTGCTATAAAATATCAGACTGTAAAGTCTAATCAGTTGACAATTTATTAA
- a CDS encoding alpha/beta fold hydrolase: MTDQLKTEGKFTYAEAGEGPAIIVLHGLMGALSNFGATFNHFSNNGYHVLIPELPLYSLPLLKTNVKSMASFLKDFMEFKKLDKAILLGNSLGGHIGLYFTKHYPEKVSALVLTGSSGLYEKAMGDSFPKRGNYEYIEKKTKAVFYDPTIATKELVDDVFKIVNNRSAVIRTLSIAKSAIRHNMANDLPDMKQPTCLIWGKQDTVTPPEVATDFDNLLPDSDLFWIDKCGHAAMMERPEEFNKILMDWFTARKI; encoded by the coding sequence ATGACTGACCAGTTAAAAACCGAAGGGAAATTTACATATGCAGAAGCTGGAGAGGGACCTGCAATCATTGTTTTACATGGATTAATGGGGGCTTTAAGTAATTTTGGTGCAACTTTTAATCATTTTTCTAACAATGGATATCATGTTTTAATTCCTGAATTGCCTCTATATTCTTTACCACTTTTAAAAACGAATGTAAAAAGCATGGCTTCTTTTTTAAAAGATTTTATGGAATTTAAAAAACTAGACAAAGCAATTTTATTAGGAAATTCTTTAGGCGGGCATATTGGTTTGTATTTTACAAAACATTATCCAGAAAAAGTTAGTGCTTTAGTGCTTACAGGTAGTTCTGGACTGTATGAAAAAGCCATGGGTGATAGTTTTCCAAAAAGAGGAAACTACGAATATATTGAAAAGAAAACCAAGGCTGTTTTTTACGACCCAACAATTGCCACCAAAGAGTTGGTAGATGATGTTTTTAAAATTGTAAATAACAGGAGTGCTGTAATTAGAACTTTATCGATTGCAAAAAGTGCTATTAGACATAATATGGCAAACGATTTACCAGATATGAAACAGCCTACTTGCCTTATTTGGGGGAAACAAGACACAGTTACACCTCCAGAAGTTGCTACAGATTTTGATAATTTATTGCCAGATTCCGATTTATTTTGGATTGATAAATGTGGCCATGCAGCCATGATGGAAAGACCAGAAGAGTTTAATAAAATTCTAATGGACTGGTTTACTGCAAGAAAAATATAA
- a CDS encoding penicillin acylase family protein yields MKILKNLLKILVILMILVVAFGWYYKTTLEPQYAGELEIKNLKEEVTVYFDEIGVPHINASNQQDAYVALGYVHAQDRLWQMELVRRIAAGRLSEIFGEKLIRTDKLFSGLGIEEAAAKTIENLDKNSEPYKLATAYLKGVNDYIENGKTPIEFTLVGVKKEKYTLKDMYNVLGYMAFSFAVAHKTDPMLNEVKEKLGDAYFNELIGVEKENLTLIKNEKNPEITGAFSYAMHRLMETLPIAPFIGSNSWVLGGDKTKNGKVIFANDPHIGFSQPSVWYQAHVKTPHYEMYGFHLALVPFPLLGHNKNYAYGLTMFENDDVDFYIEENNPNNENEYKYKDYFLNYTIVEKRLKIKDKKDSLYTIKTSKHGPLMNGIVAHLEDNRPIAMQWIYTKLENKILEVAYEISHAKNLTEFKNGASKLHAPGLNIMYGDSKNNIAWFASGKLYKYRDSLYTKTFLNGSSGKDEIVEYLNFDQNPQAINPSNKYVYSANNQPDSIANMLYPGYYLVEDRAKRIVELLAPKNNWTKNDVAKMLLDNTSPNAPKIAKNLLNSLNKSNLSASEKTAIHILKNWKGNFDKNEVAPVIYNRFIYEFQKNTFADEMGKGYSQLINTPFIEKVLPVQAKRENSVWWDNVSTKDKIETKQEIVTNSFKNAFSFLENQLGTNVERWKWERVISVEYKHAVGEVAVLRSYFNVGPFVTAGGDQVINNQIYNIDSTGVYKVLAGPSTRRIVDFSDVDNSWAIVPTGQSGRVFSKHYKDQAKQYLNGEFVKMNLNKADVEKSKNVLILKPKKE; encoded by the coding sequence ATGAAGATTTTAAAGAATTTATTAAAAATACTTGTAATTCTAATGATACTAGTCGTTGCTTTTGGATGGTATTATAAAACAACTTTAGAGCCCCAATATGCAGGAGAATTAGAAATTAAAAATTTAAAAGAAGAGGTAACTGTTTATTTTGATGAAATTGGTGTTCCGCATATAAATGCGAGCAATCAACAAGATGCTTATGTGGCTTTGGGGTATGTGCATGCGCAAGATAGATTGTGGCAAATGGAGTTGGTTCGTAGAATTGCAGCAGGAAGATTGTCAGAAATTTTTGGAGAAAAATTAATAAGAACAGACAAACTTTTTTCGGGTTTAGGAATCGAAGAAGCCGCCGCAAAAACAATCGAAAATTTAGATAAAAACTCAGAACCCTACAAATTGGCAACTGCTTATTTAAAAGGTGTAAACGATTATATAGAAAATGGAAAAACGCCTATTGAATTTACTTTAGTAGGTGTAAAAAAAGAGAAATACACACTAAAAGATATGTACAATGTTTTGGGGTATATGGCTTTTAGCTTTGCAGTTGCTCATAAAACAGATCCAATGTTAAACGAAGTGAAAGAAAAATTAGGAGATGCTTATTTTAATGAATTAATTGGAGTTGAAAAAGAGAATTTAACCCTTATTAAAAACGAGAAAAACCCCGAAATTACAGGGGCTTTTTCTTATGCAATGCATCGTTTAATGGAAACTTTACCAATTGCGCCATTTATAGGAAGTAATTCTTGGGTTCTTGGCGGAGATAAAACCAAAAACGGAAAAGTAATTTTCGCAAACGACCCTCATATTGGCTTTTCGCAACCTTCAGTTTGGTATCAGGCACACGTAAAAACACCCCATTACGAAATGTACGGTTTTCATTTAGCTTTGGTGCCATTTCCATTATTGGGCCATAATAAAAACTATGCTTATGGTTTAACAATGTTCGAAAACGATGATGTTGATTTTTATATAGAAGAAAATAACCCTAACAACGAAAATGAATACAAATACAAAGACTATTTTTTGAATTATACTATTGTTGAAAAACGTTTAAAAATAAAAGATAAAAAAGATTCGCTTTACACAATTAAAACAAGCAAACACGGGCCTTTAATGAATGGAATTGTAGCGCATTTAGAAGACAACCGCCCAATTGCAATGCAGTGGATTTACACCAAATTAGAAAATAAAATTTTAGAGGTTGCTTATGAGATTTCACATGCGAAAAACTTAACAGAATTTAAAAATGGGGCCAGTAAATTACACGCTCCAGGCTTAAATATAATGTATGGCGATTCTAAAAATAACATTGCTTGGTTTGCTTCAGGAAAATTGTATAAATACAGAGATTCTTTATACACAAAAACTTTTTTAAATGGTTCTTCTGGTAAAGATGAAATTGTAGAATATTTAAACTTTGACCAAAATCCACAGGCTATAAACCCAAGTAATAAGTATGTGTATTCTGCAAATAATCAGCCAGATTCTATTGCAAACATGTTGTATCCTGGTTATTATTTGGTAGAAGATAGGGCAAAAAGAATTGTAGAGTTGCTGGCTCCAAAAAACAATTGGACAAAAAACGATGTTGCTAAAATGTTGTTAGATAATACTTCGCCAAATGCACCCAAAATTGCTAAAAATTTGCTAAATTCTTTAAACAAAAGTAATTTGTCTGCAAGTGAAAAAACAGCCATACATATTTTAAAAAATTGGAAAGGAAATTTCGATAAAAATGAAGTTGCACCCGTAATTTACAATCGTTTTATTTACGAGTTTCAGAAAAACACTTTTGCAGATGAAATGGGAAAAGGATACAGTCAATTGATAAATACTCCTTTTATAGAAAAAGTTTTGCCAGTGCAAGCTAAAAGAGAAAATTCGGTTTGGTGGGATAATGTTTCTACAAAAGATAAAATTGAAACCAAGCAAGAAATAGTTACAAATTCTTTTAAAAACGCGTTTTCGTTTTTAGAAAACCAATTAGGCACCAATGTAGAACGTTGGAAATGGGAGCGCGTAATTTCTGTAGAATACAAACATGCAGTTGGCGAGGTTGCCGTTTTAAGAAGTTATTTTAATGTTGGTCCATTTGTAACTGCGGGTGGAGATCAAGTAATTAACAATCAAATTTACAATATCGATTCTACAGGAGTTTATAAAGTGCTTGCTGGGCCTTCTACAAGAAGAATTGTCGATTTTTCTGACGTAGATAATAGTTGGGCAATTGTACCAACAGGACAATCTGGGCGCGTTTTTAGCAAGCACTACAAAGACCAAGCTAAACAATATTTAAATGGAGAATTTGTAAAAATGAATCTCAATAAGGCAGATGTTGAAAAAAGCAAGAATGTTTTAATTTTGAAGCCTAAGAAAGAATAG
- a CDS encoding RluA family pseudouridine synthase codes for MQSTKNNLQVLFEDNHLIIVNKRAGDITQGDKTGDTPLSDVVKEYIKDKFNKPGNVFLGTVHRLDRPTSGIIIFARTSKALERLNKMLRKKTIKKTYWAIVKNTPKKQSDTLINFLKKNPKNNKSFVYKKEIEGCKKAILHYKVLKKLDHYCLLEIDLETGRHHQIRTQLAHIGSPIKGDLKYGFDRSNKDGSISLHARKINFMHPVTKKEINVLAPTPTEVIWNACLK; via the coding sequence ATGCAATCTACAAAAAACAACTTACAGGTTTTATTTGAAGACAATCATCTTATAATTGTTAATAAACGCGCTGGCGATATTACCCAAGGAGATAAAACTGGCGATACACCTTTGAGTGATGTTGTAAAAGAGTACATTAAAGACAAGTTTAACAAACCTGGGAATGTTTTTTTAGGAACTGTTCACAGGTTAGACAGGCCTACTTCTGGAATTATTATTTTCGCAAGAACTTCTAAAGCGCTAGAACGCTTAAACAAAATGCTACGTAAAAAAACCATTAAAAAAACATATTGGGCAATTGTAAAAAATACGCCCAAAAAACAAAGCGATACCCTTATTAACTTTCTAAAGAAAAACCCTAAAAACAATAAATCTTTTGTTTATAAAAAAGAGATAGAAGGTTGTAAAAAAGCCATTTTACATTACAAAGTTCTTAAAAAATTAGACCATTATTGTTTATTAGAAATCGATTTAGAAACAGGAAGACATCATCAAATTAGAACACAATTAGCGCATATTGGAAGCCCTATAAAAGGCGACTTAAAATATGGTTTTGATAGAAGTAATAAAGATGGAAGCATCTCTTTACATGCCAGAAAAATTAATTTTATGCATCCTGTTACAAAGAAAGAAATTAATGTTTTAGCCCCTACACCAACAGAAGTTATTTGGAACGCTTGTTTGAAATAA
- a CDS encoding nitroreductase family protein, which produces MNTEKTVSEAIYYRRSVRIYNAKKSIDKTLVKKCLKQATLAPNSSNMQLWEFYHITSNLSSINKLSTD; this is translated from the coding sequence ATGAATACAGAAAAAACGGTTTCAGAAGCAATCTACTACAGACGCTCTGTTAGAATATACAATGCTAAAAAATCTATTGATAAAACCCTCGTAAAAAAATGTTTAAAGCAAGCTACTTTGGCTCCCAACAGTAGCAATATGCAGTTGTGGGAATTTTATCACATCACTTCTAACCTGAGTTCGATTAATAAATTGTCAACTGATTAG
- the yihA gene encoding ribosome biogenesis GTP-binding protein YihA/YsxC, protein MKIKSADFVMSNSNVTKAPKDRKPEYAFIGRSNVGKSSLINMLMERKDLAKISGKPGKTQLINHFLINNEWFLVDLPGYGYAQVSKKKRVIFQYFIENYFKEREQLVCTFVLIDSRHDPQKIDLEFMQFLGENQIPFCIVFTKADKLGSSKLNKQITSYKKKLLQYWESLPNTFLTSSSTGLGRKEFLDFINSVNEDVKDNFK, encoded by the coding sequence ATGAAAATTAAATCTGCAGACTTTGTAATGAGTAACAGTAATGTTACAAAAGCTCCAAAAGACAGAAAACCAGAATACGCCTTTATTGGGCGTTCTAATGTTGGTAAATCTTCTCTTATTAACATGCTAATGGAGCGAAAAGATTTGGCAAAAATCTCTGGAAAACCCGGAAAAACACAACTTATCAATCATTTTTTAATTAATAACGAGTGGTTTTTGGTAGATTTACCAGGTTACGGCTATGCACAAGTTTCAAAGAAAAAAAGAGTTATTTTTCAATATTTTATAGAAAATTATTTTAAAGAAAGAGAACAACTCGTTTGTACGTTTGTACTGATTGATTCTAGGCACGACCCACAAAAAATAGATTTAGAATTTATGCAGTTTTTAGGCGAAAACCAAATTCCGTTTTGTATTGTTTTTACAAAAGCAGATAAATTAGGAAGCTCTAAATTAAACAAACAAATTACTTCTTATAAGAAAAAACTATTGCAATACTGGGAGTCTTTACCTAACACGTTTTTAACATCATCTTCAACAGGACTTGGAAGAAAAGAGTTTTTAGATTTTATTAATAGTGTTAACGAAGATGTAAAAGATAATTTTAAATAA
- a CDS encoding FtsL-like putative cell division protein: MSKVKKGIYGFLRGSFLTDESAFKNWRIIIFVVALLLIMISMGHSAEKKVYKISELNKLKRELRAEYVDVGTILMRMKMESNIREKAKARGLKPSQTPPKKIKVTYKK; encoded by the coding sequence ATGTCTAAAGTTAAAAAAGGTATTTACGGTTTTTTACGAGGTAGTTTTCTTACAGACGAATCGGCTTTTAAAAATTGGCGAATCATCATTTTTGTGGTTGCGCTTTTGTTAATTATGATTTCAATGGGGCATAGTGCAGAAAAAAAAGTGTATAAAATTTCTGAACTAAATAAATTAAAAAGAGAGTTAAGGGCAGAATATGTAGATGTAGGAACCATTTTAATGAGAATGAAAATGGAATCGAATATCAGAGAAAAAGCAAAAGCTAGAGGACTAAAACCTTCGCAAACCCCACCAAAAAAAATAAAAGTAACCTATAAAAAATAA
- a CDS encoding penicillin-binding protein, with protein sequence MTLLLLAVIFRIINLQYVQGDKYRKLATELTIRPDTIYANRGNVYAADGNLLATSMSKFNIYMDLVTVDSKVFEENIAGLSKELSKMLGRSVNYHQSRLRNAKNRKKRYFLIARDIGYTDYLKMKKFPIFNLGVYKGGFIAKHRTERAHPIGKIAERTIGYDDFRGEAGIEGAFADYMQGKNGLRWVQKIAKNQWKPISDYNEKEPIDGDDIITTIDVNMQDITHHALLAQLENYEADHGCAVVMETKTGEIKAIANLGRTSKGKYYEKRNYAVWESHEPGSTFKLASLMAALEDKKIDTSTVVDTEKGRIFIHGSKVEDSHRGGYGKISAARVFEVSSNVGIVKLIQKHYDHQPEKFIEKIESYGFTKPIGFKIKGEGMPVVPKPSDKRWNKISLEWMSWGYGISITPMQTLMFYNAVANNGVMVKPRFIKELRRQEKTEEVYETEIVNPKIASEETLKKIRKVMENVVIKGTADNIYSPNFSMAGKTGTAKKFLPKHIDENGKTVNAGYSNKHYVASFAGFFPADKPKYSCIVVIHDPKKEKGYYGATVAGPVFKEIAQKIYTTTPIDNQSVEDKIQFAQIDKEFAAYHSKLNKNYTKIPNVKGMSGMDAVSLLENLGLKVKISGVGKVQSQSLSKGEKLEKGKTIVLKLS encoded by the coding sequence ATGACGCTTTTATTGTTGGCTGTTATATTTCGTATAATAAACCTACAATATGTCCAAGGAGATAAATATAGAAAGTTGGCAACCGAGCTTACAATTAGACCAGATACTATTTATGCAAATAGAGGAAATGTATATGCAGCAGATGGCAATCTTCTCGCAACATCCATGTCTAAATTTAATATTTATATGGATTTGGTTACTGTAGATAGTAAAGTGTTTGAAGAAAACATTGCTGGTTTGTCTAAAGAGCTTTCTAAAATGTTGGGGCGTTCTGTAAATTACCACCAATCGAGATTGCGCAATGCTAAAAATAGAAAAAAACGTTATTTTTTAATTGCCAGAGATATTGGTTATACCGATTATTTAAAAATGAAGAAGTTTCCAATTTTTAATTTGGGAGTTTATAAAGGTGGTTTTATCGCAAAACACAGAACAGAGCGTGCGCATCCAATAGGTAAAATCGCAGAAAGAACAATTGGGTATGACGATTTTAGAGGAGAGGCTGGTATAGAAGGAGCCTTTGCAGATTATATGCAAGGGAAAAACGGGTTAAGATGGGTGCAAAAAATCGCAAAAAACCAGTGGAAACCAATTAGCGATTATAACGAAAAAGAACCCATTGACGGCGACGATATTATAACCACCATAGATGTTAATATGCAAGATATTACACACCATGCTTTGCTGGCTCAATTAGAAAATTACGAAGCGGACCATGGTTGTGCAGTAGTTATGGAAACCAAAACCGGAGAAATTAAAGCAATTGCGAACTTAGGAAGAACGTCAAAAGGAAAATATTACGAAAAAAGAAATTATGCAGTTTGGGAAAGTCACGAACCAGGTTCAACATTTAAGTTGGCGAGTTTAATGGCGGCTTTAGAGGATAAAAAAATAGATACATCTACAGTCGTAGATACAGAAAAAGGAAGAATTTTTATTCATGGTTCTAAGGTAGAAGATTCTCATAGAGGAGGTTATGGAAAAATTTCTGCGGCAAGAGTTTTCGAAGTCTCTTCGAATGTTGGTATCGTAAAGTTAATTCAAAAGCATTACGACCATCAACCAGAAAAATTTATCGAAAAAATCGAATCTTATGGTTTTACAAAACCGATTGGTTTTAAAATTAAAGGAGAAGGCATGCCAGTGGTACCAAAACCATCAGACAAAAGATGGAATAAAATTTCTTTAGAATGGATGTCTTGGGGTTATGGAATTTCTATAACACCAATGCAAACATTAATGTTTTACAATGCTGTTGCGAATAATGGAGTCATGGTAAAACCACGTTTTATTAAGGAATTAAGAAGACAAGAAAAAACAGAAGAAGTTTATGAAACCGAAATTGTAAATCCTAAAATAGCTTCAGAAGAAACCTTAAAAAAGATTCGAAAAGTAATGGAAAATGTAGTTATTAAAGGAACTGCAGATAATATTTACTCTCCAAACTTCTCAATGGCAGGAAAAACAGGAACTGCTAAAAAGTTTTTACCAAAACATATAGACGAAAACGGAAAAACAGTAAATGCAGGGTATTCAAACAAACACTATGTCGCTTCTTTTGCGGGCTTTTTTCCTGCAGATAAACCTAAGTATTCTTGCATTGTGGTAATTCATGACCCTAAAAAGGAAAAAGGATATTATGGAGCAACCGTGGCTGGACCTGTGTTTAAAGAAATTGCGCAGAAAATTTATACAACAACGCCAATCGATAATCAATCTGTAGAAGATAAAATTCAGTTTGCACAAATCGATAAGGAGTTTGCGGCATACCATTCAAAATTAAATAAAAACTATACAAAAATTCCTAATGTAAAAGGAATGTCTGGAATGGATGCAGTATCTCTTTTAGAAAATTTGGGGTTAAAAGTAAAAATATCTGGAGTAGGTAAAGTGCAATCTCAATCTTTAAGCAAAGGAGAGAAATTAGAAAAAGGAAAAACCATCGTTTTAAAATTATCGTAG
- a CDS encoding nitroreductase family protein, with product MFFTRKKCLNFNRTQVSKETIDKIAPFCFNQNAAKTAQQLVIFVTRKDLWKKRAKANLQFMDAVFGKNNPKEKQSSREKVARNYYGKIIPFAYADFLRILGFLKYLLVISIGIFKPIYRQVRNSDMRIVAHKSCGLAAQNFMISMAAEGYDTCPMEGSDTLRVKNLLNLPFGSEINMIVSCGIRDEKGVYGERFRIPFDEVYREI from the coding sequence ATCTTTTTTACTAGAAAAAAATGCCTAAATTTTAATCGAACTCAGGTTTCTAAAGAAACCATCGATAAAATTGCGCCATTTTGCTTCAACCAAAATGCAGCAAAAACCGCACAACAATTGGTTATTTTTGTTACCAGAAAAGATTTATGGAAAAAAAGAGCAAAAGCAAACTTACAATTTATGGATGCTGTTTTTGGTAAAAACAATCCAAAAGAAAAACAAAGTAGCAGAGAAAAAGTAGCTAGAAATTATTATGGAAAAATCATTCCGTTTGCGTATGCAGATTTTTTAAGAATTCTAGGTTTTCTAAAATATTTACTAGTTATTAGTATTGGAATTTTTAAACCCATATACAGGCAAGTAAGAAATAGCGACATGAGAATTGTTGCCCATAAAAGTTGTGGATTGGCTGCACAAAATTTTATGATTTCTATGGCTGCAGAAGGTTATGATACTTGCCCAATGGAAGGTTCTGACACTTTACGAGTTAAAAATTTACTGAATTTACCTTTTGGTTCTGAAATAAATATGATTGTTTCTTGCGGAATTAGAGACGAAAAAGGTGTTTACGGAGAGCGGTTTAGAATTCCTTTTGATGAAGTTTATAGAGAAATTTAA
- the rsmH gene encoding 16S rRNA (cytosine(1402)-N(4))-methyltransferase RsmH — protein sequence MNYHNPVLLQESVDALAIKEDGVYVDVTFGGGGHSREILKRLGEKGRLFGFDQDPDALENAIDDDRFTLIPENFRYITRFLRFYGVRKVDGILADLGVSSHQFNEAERGFSTRFDGELDMRMNQKSKVSAQEIINTYSEEKLANILFMYGELRNSRNLAKTIVEEREKAKIETSFQLKQVLKRYLPNAKEHKILAQIFQAIRIEVNEELDVLKEFLEQTPNLLKEDARLSVISYHSLEDRLVKRFIRTGMFSGEPEKDFFGNTSEPLQKVGKLVVPTPQEINTNNRARSAKLRIATLKVKK from the coding sequence ATGAATTATCATAATCCAGTTTTATTGCAAGAAAGTGTAGATGCACTGGCGATTAAAGAAGATGGTGTGTATGTAGATGTTACTTTCGGAGGAGGAGGGCATTCTAGAGAAATTTTAAAAAGACTAGGAGAAAAAGGAAGGTTGTTTGGTTTCGATCAAGATCCAGATGCTTTAGAAAATGCAATCGATGATGATCGTTTTACATTAATTCCAGAAAATTTTAGATACATAACAAGGTTTTTAAGATTTTATGGAGTTCGTAAAGTGGATGGTATTTTGGCAGATTTAGGGGTTTCTTCTCATCAGTTTAATGAGGCAGAAAGAGGGTTTTCAACACGTTTCGATGGCGAATTAGACATGAGAATGAATCAAAAATCGAAAGTATCTGCGCAAGAAATTATCAATACATATTCCGAAGAAAAATTAGCGAATATACTGTTTATGTATGGAGAGTTAAGAAATTCTAGAAACTTGGCAAAAACCATTGTAGAAGAAAGAGAGAAAGCAAAAATCGAAACGAGTTTTCAATTAAAACAAGTTTTAAAACGCTATTTACCAAATGCAAAAGAGCATAAAATATTGGCTCAAATTTTTCAAGCGATAAGGATAGAGGTAAATGAAGAATTGGATGTTTTAAAAGAGTTTTTAGAGCAAACACCAAATTTATTAAAAGAAGATGCAAGGTTAAGTGTAATCTCATACCATTCTTTAGAAGATAGATTGGTAAAAAGATTTATAAGAACAGGAATGTTTAGTGGCGAGCCCGAAAAAGATTTTTTTGGAAATACAAGTGAGCCGTTACAAAAAGTTGGAAAGTTAGTAGTGCCTACCCCGCAAGAAATTAACACAAACAACAGGGCTCGTAGCGCTAAATTAAGAATTGCAACTTTAAAAGTTAAAAAGTAA